The Athalia rosae chromosome 7, iyAthRosa1.1, whole genome shotgun sequence genome window below encodes:
- the LOC105691061 gene encoding luciferin 4-monooxygenase-like, translated as MPSCLSCLVPGQTRRRDEEDDDDGSKKILETPLHPDAVVPPDNVSAGEYIFEILKGKPTHVGQIDSLTDAEDTYGQMLERSVRTALWLRSRGIESGDVVALCTHNHFDTVTPILASLYCGSTAAPWDPGMNCQEIKHMVSISRPRYVFCNEESACTVLVALKECKNDAEVVVFGHHSGCASFADVLKPFAAEDIDEFECSKIDERSEVALIVCSSGSTGLPKGVEHTHRTIMIQFGIVKLLNLRNRTSAVFSSLYWISGVIGVLVCIAGDMRKVIVPVVDEDICARVIEKYRITWALMGTSVLVRLIYSGALEKYDVSSLKTITGGGGVVSLEAFAKLRAILPNALITLGYGMTELGGAATFQLVESERNSCGKPIYGVSCKILDTSTGGILGAGEVGEICWKSPCLMKGYRNNPEETADMIDAEGWLHSGDIGYYDEDGSIYIVDRSKEMIKCRGNQIAPAELEGIIARHPGVQDCAVVGKPDKIDVERPVAFVVRRRGDPTTVTEEEIVRLVASQVSERKQLRGGVRFLDALPVSPSGKTKRAVLRNMLLKEI; from the exons ATGCCGTCTTGCCTGAGCTGTCTGGTTCCGGGGCAAACGCGTAGAcgcgacgaggaggacgacgacgacggtagCAAGAAGATACTGGAGACTCCGCTTCATCCCGACGCCGTTGTTCCTCCGGATAACGTGAGCGCCGGCGAGTACATATTCGAAATACTGAAGGGGAAACCGACTCACGTTGGCCAG ATCGACTCGCTGACCGACGCCGAGGACACTTACGGCCAGATGCTGGAGCGCAGCGTTCGTACCGCCCTTTGGCTGAGGAGCAGAGGAATCGAATCCGGCGACGTGGTCGCACTCTGTACTCACAATCATTTCGACACGGTGACACCGATCCTCGCGTCTCTCTACTGCGGGTCGACAGCGGCTCCTTGGGATCCGGGGATGAATTGCC AGGAAATCAAACACATGGTGAGTATATCTCGTCCCAGATACGTGTTCTGCAACGAGGAGTCAGCCTGCACGGTCCTGGTAGCGTTGAAGGAATGCAAAAACGACGCGGAGGTCGTCGTCTTCGGTCACCACTCGGGATGCGCGTCGTTCGCCGATGTACTGAAACCTTTCGCCGCCGAAGATATCGACGAATTCGAGTGCTCGAAAATCGACGAAAGGTCGGAGGTAGCGCTGATAGTGTGCAGCAGCGGTAGCACCGGACTACCGAAGGGCGTCGAGCACACCCACAGGACTATCATGATCCAATTCGGCATAGTGAAATTGTTGAATCTCCGCAACCGTACGAGCGCTGTGTTCTCGTCGTTGTACTGGATATCCGGTGTGATTGGTGTACTGGTATGCATCGCCGGCGACATGAGGAAGGTAATAGTGCCGGTCGTCGACGAGGACATCTGCGCCCGGGTAATAGAAAAGTACAGGATAACGTGGGCGCTGATGGGCACCAGCGTCCTCGTCAGACTGATCTACTCCGGTGCGCTGGAGAAGTACGACGTGTCCTCGCTGAAGACGATCACCGGCGGCGGTGGCGTGGTTTCACTGGAAGCCTTCGCCAAGCTCAGGGCGATACTGCCGAACGCTCTGATAACCCTGGGTTACGGTATGACGGAACTCGGTGGCGCGGCGACCTTCCAATTGGTCGAGTCCGAGCGAAATTCGTGCGGCAAGCCGATCTACGGCGTGTCCTGCAAAATCCTGGACACCTCGACCGGCGGTATTCTCGGCGCCGGGGAGGTGGGCGAGATATGCTGGAAGAGCCCCTGCCTGATGAAGGGCTACAGAAACAACCCCGAGGAAACCGCCGACATGATAGACGCCGAGGGTTGGTTACATTCCGGTGACATCGGCTACTACGACGAGGACGGTTCGATTTACATCGTCGACAGATCGAAGGAGATGATCAAGTGCCGGGGTAATCAGATAGCGCCGGCGGAACTCGAGGGTATCATCGCTAGGCATCCGGGAGTCCAGGATTGCGCGGTGGTCGGAAAACCGGACAAAATAGACGTGGAACGTCCCGTTGCTTTCGTGGTGAGGAGACGGGGTGATCCGACGACTGTCACGGAAGAAGAGATCGTGCGGCTCGTCGCCAGCCAAGTTTCGGAAAGGAAACAGCTCAGAGGTGGCGTTCGATTTTTGGACGCTTTGCCGGTATCGCCGAGCGGTAAAACGAAGAGGGCCGTACTCAGGAATATGTTGTTGAAAGAAATCTAG